Proteins encoded by one window of Xanthomonas sp. DAR 80977:
- a CDS encoding sigma-70 family RNA polymerase sigma factor, with amino-acid sequence MTETPDHDEAGQLLVATAAGDSAAFERLYRTTSPRLFGVCLRIVPQRGEAEDVLQEVFTSVWRKAAQFDPQRARGLTWLTMIARNKAIDHLRARAPARQSVALDDAGELHDDGRDPLAETEWRVAGRRLDVCMGELEPPRGELIRTAFFEGITYEELAMRSGTPLGTVKSWIRRGLAKLKACLER; translated from the coding sequence ATGACCGAGACGCCCGATCACGACGAAGCAGGACAATTGCTGGTCGCCACCGCGGCCGGCGACAGCGCCGCGTTCGAACGCCTGTACCGGACCACCTCCCCGCGCCTGTTCGGCGTGTGCCTGCGCATCGTGCCGCAGCGCGGCGAAGCCGAAGACGTGCTGCAGGAGGTGTTCACCTCGGTCTGGCGCAAGGCCGCGCAATTCGATCCGCAGCGCGCGCGCGGCCTCACCTGGCTGACCATGATCGCGCGCAACAAGGCCATCGATCATCTGCGCGCGCGCGCGCCGGCGCGGCAATCCGTGGCTCTGGACGACGCCGGCGAACTGCACGACGACGGCCGCGATCCCCTGGCCGAGACCGAGTGGCGCGTCGCCGGGCGGCGCCTGGACGTGTGCATGGGCGAACTGGAACCGCCGCGCGGCGAACTGATCCGCACCGCGTTCTTCGAAGGCATCACCTACGAGGAACTGGCCATGCGCAGCGGCACCCCGCTGGGCACGGTCAAGAGCTGGA